A part of Gemmatimonas groenlandica genomic DNA contains:
- a CDS encoding type IV pilus twitching motility protein PilT, which produces MTAPAQTPVSLRTLLDEMIERDASDLHVSAGDRPKLRVDGDIVNSSIEHVLTPRDTLQLAYSVLTENQKKRFEMEDELDFSFGIANLSRFRGNVFKQRGCVSMVIRCIPFHIKTFNDLNLPPVIAGFADRPRGLVLVTGPTGSGKSTTLAAMIDKINTERRGHIITVEDPIEFIHRHRNCIINQREVGADTKSFASALKYALREDPDVILIGEMRDLETIQAALTIAETGHLVFATLHTNSAAEAINRIIDVFPAHQQSQVRAQLAFTLEGIITQVLMPKISGRGRAMAAEILVMTPAMRALIRDDKVHQIYSLMQAGKKFGMQTMNDALYQLYVSRQVSADECIRASGDPNEFLRMIGKGPTDDNLSAPPQANRNGDRAVVGGLGKR; this is translated from the coding sequence ATGACAGCTCCCGCCCAGACACCCGTATCACTGCGCACCCTGCTCGATGAAATGATCGAGCGGGATGCCTCCGACTTGCACGTTTCCGCCGGTGACCGGCCGAAGCTGCGGGTCGATGGTGATATCGTGAACTCCAGCATCGAACATGTGCTCACGCCCCGGGACACGCTGCAGCTGGCGTATTCGGTGCTTACCGAGAATCAGAAGAAGCGATTCGAAATGGAGGACGAGCTCGACTTCTCGTTCGGCATCGCGAATCTCTCCCGGTTCCGCGGCAACGTGTTCAAGCAGCGCGGCTGCGTGAGCATGGTGATTCGTTGCATTCCGTTCCACATCAAGACGTTCAACGATCTCAATCTCCCGCCGGTGATTGCCGGCTTCGCCGACCGTCCGCGCGGCCTCGTGCTCGTGACCGGCCCGACCGGCTCTGGCAAGAGCACCACGCTCGCGGCGATGATCGACAAGATCAACACCGAGCGTCGCGGGCACATCATCACGGTCGAAGATCCGATCGAATTCATTCATCGGCATCGCAACTGCATCATCAATCAGCGCGAGGTCGGCGCCGACACCAAGAGCTTTGCGTCGGCCCTCAAGTACGCGCTCCGTGAAGATCCCGACGTCATCCTGATCGGCGAAATGCGCGACCTTGAAACGATCCAGGCCGCGCTCACCATCGCCGAAACGGGTCACCTCGTGTTCGCCACGCTGCACACCAACAGTGCGGCCGAAGCGATCAACCGCATCATCGACGTGTTTCCGGCGCACCAGCAGAGTCAGGTCCGCGCGCAGTTGGCGTTCACCCTCGAGGGCATCATCACGCAAGTCCTGATGCCCAAGATCAGTGGTCGTGGCCGGGCGATGGCCGCGGAAATTCTGGTGATGACGCCAGCCATGCGCGCGCTGATTCGTGACGACAAGGTGCACCAGATCTACTCGCTCATGCAGGCCGGTAAGAAGTTCGGCATGCAGACGATGAACGATGCGCTGTACCAGCTGTACGTGTCGCGCCAGGTGAGCGCCGACGAGTGCATTCGCGCGTCGGGCGATCCGAACGAGTTCCTGCGCATGATCGGCAAGGGGCCGACCGACGACAATCTCTCGGCCCCGCCGCAGGCCAACCGTAACGGCGATCGCGCCGTGGTCGGCGGCCTCGGGAAACGGTAG
- a CDS encoding GspE/PulE family protein, translating into MAKALQEQSNTPGQRIGLTVVKMGMVPETEVVRMLARQYRMPAVDLARFEVDTRLLKLIPAELASKHTVLPLKRDGRQLTVAIADPTAMSVIDDLKFITRYDIVPVLAGEYSMRAAIEKHYEANEVHMQSLLQDIAAAEEDDVEVLEAQEDAQDASVLAAQVDEAPVVKLINAILVDAVHKGASDIHFECFEHELRVRYRIDGALAEVMKPPLKMRAALISRFKIMASLNIAERRVPQDGRIKLKVGKKVIDFRVSVLPTLFGEKVVLRILDKGNLTLDLEKFGIEPRAERELMEAISNPYGMVLVTGPTGSGKTTTLYSALSKINNGDTNIMTAEDPVEYNLFGINQVQVRTEIGMTFAAALKAFLRQDPNVIMVGEIRDLETGGIAIKAALTGHMVMSTLHTNSAPETITRLLDMGLEPFNVASALNLILAQRLVRRICSKCKVKYEPDAAEFAGAKVKSTTTMRELKFTDEALDNAKSRATPEAVPFLTNLSLDTTIGELPYFKGHGCDACGGTGLKGRQGLYEVMFLTQTLKKLVMQNADVQVLRNAAIDEGMLSLRMDGWLKVLKGVTTLDQVIRETAS; encoded by the coding sequence CTGGCAAAGGCGCTGCAGGAGCAGTCCAATACGCCCGGCCAACGCATCGGGCTGACCGTCGTCAAGATGGGCATGGTGCCGGAAACGGAAGTCGTGCGCATGCTCGCACGACAGTACCGGATGCCGGCCGTCGATCTGGCACGCTTCGAGGTCGACACGCGCCTGCTGAAGCTGATCCCGGCGGAGCTGGCGTCAAAGCACACCGTGCTGCCGCTCAAGCGCGACGGACGTCAGCTGACCGTGGCCATCGCCGATCCGACCGCCATGTCGGTGATCGACGATCTCAAGTTCATTACGCGCTACGACATCGTCCCCGTGCTGGCAGGCGAGTACTCGATGCGCGCGGCGATCGAGAAGCACTACGAAGCGAACGAAGTGCACATGCAGTCGCTGCTGCAGGACATCGCGGCGGCTGAGGAAGACGACGTCGAAGTCCTGGAGGCCCAGGAAGACGCCCAGGACGCCAGTGTGCTGGCGGCGCAGGTTGATGAAGCGCCCGTCGTCAAGCTCATCAACGCTATCCTCGTCGATGCCGTGCACAAGGGCGCGTCGGACATCCACTTCGAGTGCTTCGAACACGAACTGCGTGTGCGCTATCGCATCGACGGCGCGCTCGCCGAAGTGATGAAGCCGCCCCTGAAGATGCGTGCGGCGCTGATCTCGCGTTTCAAGATCATGGCGTCGCTGAATATCGCCGAACGCCGAGTGCCGCAGGACGGTCGCATCAAGCTGAAGGTTGGCAAGAAGGTCATCGACTTCCGCGTCAGCGTGCTGCCCACGCTGTTCGGCGAAAAGGTCGTGCTTCGAATCCTCGACAAGGGAAACCTCACCCTCGATCTCGAGAAGTTCGGTATCGAGCCGCGCGCCGAGCGCGAGCTGATGGAAGCGATCTCGAATCCGTACGGCATGGTGTTGGTTACGGGCCCGACCGGTTCGGGCAAGACCACGACACTGTACTCGGCGCTGTCGAAGATCAACAACGGCGACACGAACATCATGACCGCCGAAGATCCCGTCGAGTACAACCTCTTCGGCATCAATCAGGTACAGGTGCGCACCGAGATCGGCATGACCTTCGCGGCCGCCCTGAAGGCGTTCCTGCGTCAGGACCCGAACGTCATCATGGTCGGCGAAATCCGAGACCTGGAGACGGGCGGCATCGCCATCAAGGCCGCGCTCACCGGCCACATGGTCATGAGCACGCTGCACACGAACTCCGCGCCCGAAACGATCACACGATTGCTGGACATGGGTCTCGAGCCCTTCAACGTGGCTTCGGCGCTCAACCTGATTCTGGCGCAGCGACTCGTGCGCCGGATCTGCAGCAAGTGCAAGGTGAAGTACGAGCCCGACGCCGCGGAATTCGCCGGCGCCAAGGTGAAGTCAACCACCACGATGCGCGAACTCAAGTTCACCGACGAAGCGCTCGACAACGCCAAGTCGCGCGCCACGCCGGAAGCCGTTCCGTTCCTGACGAACCTGTCGCTCGATACCACGATCGGCGAGCTCCCGTACTTCAAGGGACATGGCTGTGACGCGTGTGGCGGGACCGGACTGAAAGGTCGACAGGGCTTGTACGAAGTGATGTTCCTGACGCAGACGCTCAAGAAGCTGGTGATGCAGAACGCGGACGTGCAGGTGCTGCGCAACGCCGCGATCGATGAGGGCATGCTGTCGCTCCGCATGGACGGCTGGCTCAAGGTGCTCAAAGGAGTGACCACGCTCGATCAGGTCATCCGTGAAACAGCAAGTTGA